The Pseudonocardia sp. HH130630-07 DNA window CGCCACCGCAGCGTTAGCCGCGCCGCCAGCCCGGCATGTCACTGTCCGCCGAGACCGGTGGTCGCGATGCCCTTGACGATCTGACGCTGGAAGAACATGAACACGATCAGCAGCGGCGCCGCCGCGATCACCGCAGTGGCCATGCTCCTGGCGTAGTTCACGCCGTAGGCGTTCTGCACGGTCCCGACCCCGACCGGCATGGTCATCTGCGCGGGGTCGTTGGTGATGAGGAACGGCCACAGGAAGTTGTTCCAGGACCCGATGAAGGTGAAGATCGCGACCGCGACGAGGATCGACCGGGACAGCGGGAGCACGATGGTCCAGAACACCCGCAGGTGCGACGCGCCGTCGATGTAGGCGGCCTCCTCGAGCTCGCGCGGCACCATGTCGAAGAACCGCGTGAGGATGACGACGTTCACCGGGACGACGATCTGCGGCAGCACGATCCCCCAGATGTTGTCCACGAGGCCGAACGTCTGCATCTGCGAGTACAGCGGGATGACCAGGAGCTGCGCCGGGACCATGATCGCCGCGAGGGTGAGGACCTGGAGCAGCCGGCGCCCGGCGAAGTCGAGCCGGGACAACGCATACGCCGCCAGCGCCGAGATCACCACCGCGAGCACCGTCACCAAGGTGGACGACAGCAGGCTGTTGACCAGCCAGGTCGGCAGTCCCCCGGCCTGCAGCACCGAGACGTAGTGCTCCAGGGTGAACCCGTCGGACGGCCACACCCGCAGCGGTACCGACGCGGCGTCGTCCTCGGTCTTGAGCGAGGTCAGAAGACCCCACAGCAGCGGGACGAACCAGCTGGCCGCCAGGACGACGAGCACGAGGGCGACCATCACCCGGAACGCTGTCGAGGTTCCGAGCAGGCGGGCGCTCGAGCGCCTGCGCTCCTCGCGTCGCGCGGCCCGGGAGCCGGCGTCGGGGGCGGTCGTGTCGAGGAGGCTCATGACGACGGTCCCTTCCGCGACCGCAGCGCCCACACGGCGGACACCGCGACCACGACGACGAAGAAGATGAACGAGATCGCCGCGCCGTAGCCGATGCGGTACCCGGCGAACCCGACGTCGTAGACGTACTCCAGGATCGGCCGGGTCGAGCCGTTGGGACCGCCCTTGACCAGCAGGTAGATCTGATCGAACACCTTCATGGAGGCCAGCAGCTGCAGGAGCACGACCAGGCTCGTCGTCGGGCGCAGCATCGGCAGGGTGATCGCCCACGTCCGGCGCAGTGGTCCGGCCCCGTCCAGCGCCGCGGCCTCGTACAGCTGCTCGGGGATCGCCTGCAGCGCGGCGACGTAGAGTAGGAAGTTGAACCCTACCGTCCACCAGACGGTCAGGATCGCGATCGACCGCATCGCCACCGATTCCTCGGAGGTCCAGCCGACGGCGTCGATGCCGGCCAGCCCGAGGACGGTGTTGGCCAGGCCCGCCTCGCTCTGGTAGATCCACCCCCACAACGTGGTGACGACCGAGGACGCCAGCAGGAACGGCCCGAAGAAGGCCAGCCGCCACACCCACTGCCCCGGAAGACCCGCCGACACCAGGACGGCGAGGAGCAACGCCACCGCGACGAGCGGGATCACCGTGATCACGGTGAAGAACACGGTGTTCGCGAGGGAGGCCCACATCTCGGGATCGGTGAGCGCCTCGGTGTAGTTGTCGAAACCGACGAACCCACTGTTCTTACCGGTCAGGCTGGTGCCGGTGAAGCTGAGGTAGAACAGGTACAGGATCGGCCAGGCCAGGAACAGGGCGAAGGCGGCGACGTAGGGGGCGGAGAACCAGAGGCCCGTGACGGGACGGCGCCGTGGAGCCGGCCCGGCACCACGAGCCCCTCGGTCCGCCGCCACCGGAGCGGCGCTCGTGCGGGTCATCGCACCTCCTGTGGCTCGTGGTGACGGACGGTCGGTCTCACAGCGGATTGTCGACGGCGAGCATCGCCGTGATGTCGTCGAGCATCGCGGCGGACGTCGCGAGCGGGTCCGTGCGGCCCACGAACCCCTCGATGAGGCGGGACGACATCCGGTCCTGGAAGTCGCTGCCCCCGCCGGCGAACCACAGCGGTGGGTCCAGCACCACGCTCTCCGCGGCAGCCGCGTAACTGCTCTGCAGCGTCATCGACCGGTAGGCCGGCGTCCGGGTGAGGGGCTCGTAGCCGGGGACGTGACCGCCCTCCGCCCAGGTCAGTCCCTCCTTCACCAGCTCCGTGGCCAGCTGCTGGGACCGGGCGAGCCGCTCCGGGTCGACGTCGGACCGGGACGGCAGGACGAACGCGTGGGAGTCCGCGTAGGTCGCGGCCCGGCCGAACATCGTCGGCATCGGGGAGCCGGCGAGCCGCGGGAGCGCCTCCGCGAAGCTCGGCATCTCCCACTCCCCGGAGAGCGTCATCCCGGCCCGGCCCGCGCTGAACGCGGAGACCCCCGCGTCGTAGTCGAGGGTCGTCGACATCACCGTGTCGTCCATCGCCCCGGCGACGAACGCGATCACCGACGCGGCCGCGTCGACGTCCCACTCCGCAGCCGTACCGGTCTCGAACCGGTACGGCCCGCCGGTCTGGTTGTAGAGGCCCCAGAACAGCCGCCAGGCCTGCGCCTTGTCGTTGACGAACCCGAAGGCACAACCGATGTTCCCGGTCACCTCGGCCAGCTTGCGGTTCACCTCGACGAACTGCTCGGCCGACCGGATCGATGGCATCCGGCCGTCGGTGCCGAGCAACCCGGCCCGCTCGGCGAGATCGAGGTTGTAGAACGCGACGAACGGGTGCGTGTCGAGCGGGATCGCGTAGACGTGGTCGTCGACGGTGGCACTGCTCCACAACGCCTCGGTCGAGGTCGCCGCCGACACGCCGTTACGGGCGAGCAGATCGGGGTCGAACGGCTGCAGCAGCCCCGACGGTGCGTACCCGCCGAGCCGGGACATGTGCATCACGGCGAGATCGGGGGGCTCGTCACCGGCGGTCGCCATGGCGAGCTTGGTGTAATAGGCCGCGCCCCACTCCAGGCACACGTCGACGACGGTGAGGCCGGGATCCCGCGAGCGCGCCGCATCGAGCATGGACAGGAACTTCTCGCCGTCGGCTCCGCTGAACAGGTGCCACAGCTGCAACGGGCGACCTGCCCCGCCGCCGGCTCCGCACCCGGCGAGCACCGGGCCCGCCACCATCGCGGCGGCGACCCCGCCGAGTCCCCGCAGTACCGAGCGCCTCCCGACCGGCCTCTGGCTCAACTCGAACTCCTTCGTTCGCGGTGCGCGGCTCTCCTGCCGGCGACGTGGGGCCGAGGCGCCCCGGCTACCCCGTACCGGTGCGCAGGAGGATGCGGCTGCGGTAGGTGTTCCCCGGCCGGAGCTCGGTGGACGGGTAGTCCGCCCGGTTCGGGGCGTCCGGGAAGTCCTGCGGTTCGAGGCAGAAGGCAGCGCCGCGGGTCGCGGGCCCGCCGCCGGGGAACCGCACGGTGCCGTCCAGCATGTTCCCGGAGTAGAACTGGACGCCGGGCCGGTCGGTGAACACCGTCATCGCGCGACCCGACGGCCGGTCGACGACCCGGGCCGCCGCACGGAGACCGTCGACGACCGGTCCCTCGTCGTTGAGCACGAACGTGTGGTCGAACCCTCCGGCGACCTCCAGCTGCGGGTGGCCGGACGCGAGGCGGTCGCTCATGCGCACCGGGACGCGCAGGTCGAACGGCGTGCCGACGACCGGGGCCGGTGCACCGGGCAACGGGATCAGGCGGGTGTCGACCGGGAGGTAGTGGTCGCACCAGAGGGTCACGTCGCAGTCCTCCACCCCGCGTCCGCCGAGGGTGAAGTAGGTGTGGTTCGTCAGGTTCACCACCGTCGGCGCATCGGTGACGACGATGAACTCGACGAGGACGTCCGTGTCCGTCACCGTGTAGGCGACCGTGATGTCGAGGGTGCCGGGATAGCCGCCGGCACCGGCCGGGCTGGTGTGGGCGCACACCACGGTCCGGCCGCCCGGGACGTCGTGCACCGCACCGATCCGGAAATCGACGTGGTCGAGCCCGGCGCTCCCGCCGTGCAGCGACGCCCCGGCCTCGTTGCGGTCCAGCCGGTGCTCCCGGCCGGCCAGCCGGAAGCGCCCGTCGCTGATGCGGTTGGCATAGCGGCCGACGGTCGCGCCGCGGTACGCGGTGTCGGTCCGCGGGTCGGCACAGCCGAGCACCACGTCGCCGAGCCGGCCATGGCGGTCGGGTGCCCGCAACGCGGCGAGGCGTGCTCCGTGCGGGTCGACGACCGCCTCGATCGCACCGCCCGGGACGCGGAGGAGTACGGCACCCGGCGCGGACCGGTCAGCGCGCGGCGGCCGGACGGCGCCGGGGCGGGAGGCCGGCGAGGAGCTGCCGTGGCCGGCCGCGTCCGGGATCACACCGGAGTGATCCATTGCTGACCTCCTGTGGCGCTTCGCGGCGGGAGCGGTGATTGTTAACGCGAACATCAACGCCTGTCAATCACACTCCCAACCGCACCGGTCACTGGACCAACGGCAGTTCGAACGGCATATCGATCGGGTCCTCAAAAGATGTGATCGTTCTACTCGTTTCGATCGGATCTCGCGAACGACTCCGCAGCCGGCCTCCCGGCCGTCCGCACCGGGGAGGGGCAACGGCACGGTGACCGGATCCGGCGGTGACGTCACCGGTACCCGCACGGGGTGACCGGGGCCGGAACCACGTTCCCGTTCGACGCGCGCCGCCGCACCCGCGTTCCTAGGCTCGGGCCCGTGACGCACCACGACCTCGCCGTCATCGGCACCGGATCCGGCAACACGATCGTCGACCACCGGTTCGCCGGGCTCGACGTCGTCCACGTCGAGGCGACCCGGTTCGGCGGCACCTGCCTCAACGTCGGCTGCATCCCGACGAAGATGCTCGCCTACGCCGCCGAGGTCGCCGAGACGGTGCGGACGGCGTCGCGGTTCGGGATCGACGCTCGCATCGAGGGGGTCCGCTGGCCCGACATCCGGGACCGGGTCTTCGGCCGGCTGGACCCGATCGGCGACGAGGGCCGGGACCACCGCCGCGAGCACGGCACCGTGCACGACGGCTACGCCCGCTTCACCGGGCCGCGGGCCATGGCCGTCGACCTGCACGGGGGCGGGACCGCCGAGTTCACCGCCGACCGGATCGTGCTGGCCACCGGGGGCCGGCCGCTCGTGCCACCGCCGGTCGCGGAGTCCGGCGTCCCGTTCGACACCTCGGACACGATCATGCGGATCGACGAGCTGCCCCGGCACCTCGCGGTGATCGGCGGCGGCTACATCGCCGCCGAGCTCGCGCACGTCTTCGGCGGGCTCGGCTGCGAGGTCACCGTCGTCGAGGCGTCGGAGACGCTGCTGGGCGGGATGGACGAGACCGTCGTGGAGCGGTTCACCGCCGCCGTCCGGGAGCGGTTCACCGTTCACACCGGGCGCTCGGTGGAGAAGGTCACCGGCGGCGCCGGTGACGTCCGGCTGCACCTCGACGACGGCACCGAGATCCGGGCGGACCGGCTGCTCGTCGCCGCCGGGCGCGCCGCGAACAGCGACCGCCTCGACACCGGGCTCGGCGGCGTCGCCACCCGCGACGACGGCCGGATCCAGGTCGACGAGTACGGCCGGACCACCGCGGACGGCGTCTGGGCCCTCGGCGACGCCTGCACCGGGCACCCGCTCAAGCACGTCGCGAACCACGAGGCCGCCGTCGTCGCGCACAACCTCGCGAACCCAGACGACCTGCGGGCCTTCGACCACACCGCCGTCCCCGCCGCGGTGTTCACCACCCCGCAGATCGGCACCGTGGGCCGGACCGAGCAGCAGTGCCGCGAGGACGGCCTGGAGTACCGGGTGGGTCTGCACGACTACGCCGACGTCGCCTACGGCTGGGCGATGGAGGACCGGCACGGCTTCTGCAAGGTCCTGACCGCGCCGGACGGGACGCTGCTCGGGGCGCACCTGCTCGGCCCGCAGGCGTCCACACTGG harbors:
- a CDS encoding carbohydrate ABC transporter permease, with translation MTRTSAAPVAADRGARGAGPAPRRRPVTGLWFSAPYVAAFALFLAWPILYLFYLSFTGTSLTGKNSGFVGFDNYTEALTDPEMWASLANTVFFTVITVIPLVAVALLLAVLVSAGLPGQWVWRLAFFGPFLLASSVVTTLWGWIYQSEAGLANTVLGLAGIDAVGWTSEESVAMRSIAILTVWWTVGFNFLLYVAALQAIPEQLYEAAALDGAGPLRRTWAITLPMLRPTTSLVVLLQLLASMKVFDQIYLLVKGGPNGSTRPILEYVYDVGFAGYRIGYGAAISFIFFVVVVAVSAVWALRSRKGPSS
- a CDS encoding mycothione reductase, which encodes MTHHDLAVIGTGSGNTIVDHRFAGLDVVHVEATRFGGTCLNVGCIPTKMLAYAAEVAETVRTASRFGIDARIEGVRWPDIRDRVFGRLDPIGDEGRDHRREHGTVHDGYARFTGPRAMAVDLHGGGTAEFTADRIVLATGGRPLVPPPVAESGVPFDTSDTIMRIDELPRHLAVIGGGYIAAELAHVFGGLGCEVTVVEASETLLGGMDETVVERFTAAVRERFTVHTGRSVEKVTGGAGDVRLHLDDGTEIRADRLLVAAGRAANSDRLDTGLGGVATRDDGRIQVDEYGRTTADGVWALGDACTGHPLKHVANHEAAVVAHNLANPDDLRAFDHTAVPAAVFTTPQIGTVGRTEQQCREDGLEYRVGLHDYADVAYGWAMEDRHGFCKVLTAPDGTLLGAHLLGPQASTLVQQLVQAMALGAGAGRLADVQYWIHPALSEVVENALRDAAEG
- a CDS encoding carbohydrate ABC transporter permease, with translation MSLLDTTAPDAGSRAARREERRRSSARLLGTSTAFRVMVALVLVVLAASWFVPLLWGLLTSLKTEDDAASVPLRVWPSDGFTLEHYVSVLQAGGLPTWLVNSLLSSTLVTVLAVVISALAAYALSRLDFAGRRLLQVLTLAAIMVPAQLLVIPLYSQMQTFGLVDNIWGIVLPQIVVPVNVVILTRFFDMVPRELEEAAYIDGASHLRVFWTIVLPLSRSILVAVAIFTFIGSWNNFLWPFLITNDPAQMTMPVGVGTVQNAYGVNYARSMATAVIAAAPLLIVFMFFQRQIVKGIATTGLGGQ
- a CDS encoding extracellular solute-binding protein — its product is MSQRPVGRRSVLRGLGGVAAAMVAGPVLAGCGAGGGAGRPLQLWHLFSGADGEKFLSMLDAARSRDPGLTVVDVCLEWGAAYYTKLAMATAGDEPPDLAVMHMSRLGGYAPSGLLQPFDPDLLARNGVSAATSTEALWSSATVDDHVYAIPLDTHPFVAFYNLDLAERAGLLGTDGRMPSIRSAEQFVEVNRKLAEVTGNIGCAFGFVNDKAQAWRLFWGLYNQTGGPYRFETGTAAEWDVDAAASVIAFVAGAMDDTVMSTTLDYDAGVSAFSAGRAGMTLSGEWEMPSFAEALPRLAGSPMPTMFGRAATYADSHAFVLPSRSDVDPERLARSQQLATELVKEGLTWAEGGHVPGYEPLTRTPAYRSMTLQSSYAAAAESVVLDPPLWFAGGGSDFQDRMSSRLIEGFVGRTDPLATSAAMLDDITAMLAVDNPL
- a CDS encoding aldose epimerase family protein gives rise to the protein MDHSGVIPDAAGHGSSSPASRPGAVRPPRADRSAPGAVLLRVPGGAIEAVVDPHGARLAALRAPDRHGRLGDVVLGCADPRTDTAYRGATVGRYANRISDGRFRLAGREHRLDRNEAGASLHGGSAGLDHVDFRIGAVHDVPGGRTVVCAHTSPAGAGGYPGTLDITVAYTVTDTDVLVEFIVVTDAPTVVNLTNHTYFTLGGRGVEDCDVTLWCDHYLPVDTRLIPLPGAPAPVVGTPFDLRVPVRMSDRLASGHPQLEVAGGFDHTFVLNDEGPVVDGLRAAARVVDRPSGRAMTVFTDRPGVQFYSGNMLDGTVRFPGGGPATRGAAFCLEPQDFPDAPNRADYPSTELRPGNTYRSRILLRTGTG